The sequence below is a genomic window from Dermacentor albipictus isolate Rhodes 1998 colony chromosome 2, USDA_Dalb.pri_finalv2, whole genome shotgun sequence.
aaataaactacATGCTGCCCTTTCCAAGAAGAGTCCAATGCACGCCACGTTGGAGTGCTGTCAGCACGCACTGGAGAGTCTGTAAGCTCCATGCGTGTCGGCGCGATTGCCGCCCAACCTCGCTCAGGTGGGACAAAATTGTAGACACATGCACAGTGCCTCCACGTACCGTTTTTGTGCTCCCTGGACAGGTCAGGATCCTGGAGTGGTGGCGCGTCGACAGCGAGGGACGTCGGCTCAACTTCCGGTTCTGAGAAAGACTCCACGGTACTGTGATCGTGCAGGCGCTCCATCTCGAGCTGCGCCTCATTCTCGGGCGCCTCCAGAATCGTGCACACGTCCTTCAGGCACCCGTCAAGCGAGTCCTCGCTGTCTGACACACTTAAATCTGCGACAAGCCCACCGGCAGAGTGTAACGAAAAGTACGCGCACGATACAACATGGCAGGAACGAGCGCTGGCGCCACAGGAGAGCACGATGCACCTGCTGCTTCGTCAGCGTTATCCTAATGCGCAAGCATTCACACTGAGTTGTCCGTGCTTAAGATTACTCCGGGGTAGTTCAATTTGCGTGTAAAAGAACTATCCGTGAGCTGAATTGTTCAAAGCGTCTAACAGGTTTGCccactcaataaaaaaaaaaggacgatccATTCATTCAAAGAATGACATGCATCTCCTAGCCGAACGATCATCCTTGTTTTTCTGGCTGAACACAGACTGCATTGTTATACGGGCTACATCGTATCTCGGGTTTCAGTCTGCACAGATCACGGAACGGAAGGACAGTAGTTTTGATATGACATTAGCCGTCACCCTTTTTCACGTAGTAGCCATATGTACTGTACTACTCAAAGGAAATTACATCTGGTATACGCTACCTTTCAGCGTGCTCAGCAAAGCTATATAGTCCCTCTCAGCActaaagctgtcaaaacagcttCTTGTTTAAATTCAAGAACACCATGATGCCATATCCCACGGGTAAATTCACACGAAGATAAAGAAAACAAGGCGCTTGATCCTGCAAACCTAGGACTCTTATTTGCATGACTATTTGTTCGCTTCTAATTATTAGTGGCTTGTGATGCTGGAAGCACGGGAAACCACACGAAATGGTCTTTAGGCCTCTACTAACGGTGACACGCTTCTGGTGAAAATTAGGGCATGTACGAATACCTTCGCGTGAAGCGCAGCTTAATTCTCTGAAGGGTCCGCGGTAATGAGATGCATACGGTATAGAACGGCTGAACAAAATCCATCGCGGTAGAAGCAGCGCGGCATCAACATTCAATACGTTAAGACTACAGCACTGTACCAACAATGACTATCTTGACTGCTGTACAGCGGATCACGGTTCTCTGGGCGTGACCAGAGACCGAAAAAATTGACTTTAAGGAAAATGAATTATTTCGAGCTGCTGCTCGCCGCAAAGTCGGAGCAACTGTTCGGGGAACGCCGCTTCGTGGCTACCATCAACCGTCTTTCCCCTCTAAATGAATACCATTGCATTTTAGAGGAGATGCCGTGGTCGGCGACATCACGTTCGAGTTCTGTAGCCGGGCCTTGTCAATTTCCTCATCAGGCTGTGCCATGGCGGCTGATGACGAACCGAAGGTTGAAATGGCTCAACCCGCTACGGGGGATAGACCATAAATCGGGCGGCAGTAGCAATAATTAAGATATATTAACAGTTACATCGATGAATAATCCTAGTAAATGAGATTAATTAGCTGAATCCTTATGTGTTCTAAGGAATTTAATAAAAATAACGTAAATGTGATGCCGTATTTAATTCATAAATGAAACAAACACTGCTATGTTAAATGATTAACGAACAGGCAGTCCGCGACGACGTTGACGTTGtggcctcaaaacatggctcacgAGGTGGATTTGCCACGCGAGGACATGAAAAtacagcaagaaagaaagaatgactgAAGAATGAaacgataaaaaagaaaacactatggTGACATGAGATTTCGATTTGGCGTACTGCTATActcaaaggaaaagaaaaagttaaccATATGaccgggtggatggatggatggatggatggatggatggatggatggatggatggatggatggatggatggatggatggatggatggatggatggatggatggatggatggatggatggatggatggatggatggatggatggacggacggacggacagacggacgtcCTACGTaggttaagaaagaaaaaaaagaacaagaaaacaacCATGATGAActgccacaaccaaattttctgaccccctactGTGAACTTCATttttgcacgtctccgttttttgttgtttccctacttttcttccaacaatcttccaatcgccccttactaatctctgttgcgaacatgtttactttccccctgctctcactgaacccaagggcttcaaggaggccagtggtgtctaaatcaacaactgggcagatgtcttcacattctaataaaacatgctctattgTCTCCccagctttactgcagcaagcacacgcttgttcttccttcttatatctctttttagaggtgcgtgttctaaggcatcctgatctcgcttcgagaattactgagcttccctttgagttatcataaattatttctttcctggtttcgttttttcctcttaagtacttactcatggcaggtttcttttccattgccgcccccCATGAGATTATtacagcctctctgactttgcgcttGACGGTATCTGTTGCCATGTTACTTACTATACCGGTCGCGTACTTGCTTGTAAGCTTCCTTAGTTCCTTTTCTCcaatgtgaatcaatgtttttttgtacaaatatctgaacactctcccagctcatttactttcttccctattcctcaatcgttcttcataattaattttactgtgagcttccctcacttcaaaactagtccagcccatatcgccctgcacagcttcattgcAGTCCTCCCGTGAGCGTCCAATGCGatgcgacccactgacctttggttcccgtcgagtcctgattgtacatcttatttcaagcaaacaaccgcatttccaaaagtaagtcctggaatcattacacctttccacatacctcggaggacctcgtacctattgaatccccatagcgctctgtgcttcattatggctgcatttctcttcccctttactgttattgttcttccctgtttccatatatctattgccttcgtttatccatataccaaagtatttatGTTCCTTTAGCCGAGGTATATCCTgaccctgtattgccactgtatgttcactgttttcattgaataccctAACACTTGATTTTCTAACACCTAATTTCAAACccaaattctcgccttcctgttcCCAGACATAGCCAGACGTTggaatcactttgcttgttagctagcaacacaatgtcgtccacatataATAAACCTGgaagccatatgtaaaaatactggaagatatctatagcggctccgcagccaccgtagtcctccacaaagaaagcaacaaaatcccaataaagagaggcgtcagacagggagatacgatctctccaatgctattcacagcatgtttacaggaggtattcagagacctggagtgggaagaattggggataaaagttgatggagaataccttagtaacgtgggattcgctgatgatattgcgttgcttagtaactcacggcaccaattgcaatgcatgctcactgagttggagaggcaaagcagaagggtgcgtataaaaattaatgtgcagaaaactaaagtaacgtttaacagtctcgaaagaaaacagcagtttacgataggcagcgaggcactggaagtggtaaggaaatacatctacttagggcaggtagtgaccgcggatccgtatcatgagattgaaataatcagaagaataagaatgggctggggtgcgtttagcaggcattctcagatcatgaacagcaggttgccattatcactcaagagaaaagtgtataacagctgtgtcttacaaatactcacgtatggggaagaaacctggagttttacgaaaagggttctgcttaaattgaggacgatgcaacgagttatggaaagaagaatgataggtgtaacgttaagggataagagcagattgggtgagggaacaaatgcgagttaatgatatcttagttgaaatcaagaaaaagaaatgggcatgggcaggacatgtactgaggagggaggataaccgatggtcattaatggttatggactagattccaagggaaaggaagcgtagcagggggcggcagaaagttaggtgggcggatgagattaagaagtttgcagggacaacatggccacgattagtacatgaccggggtagttggagaagtatgggagaagcctttgccctgcagtgggcgtaaccaggctgatgatgatgatgatgacgacaacgacgacgacgacgacgatgatgatgatgatgatgatgatgatgatgatgatgatgatgatgatgatgcacaaggtcgcgggataaaatctcggccacagcgaccgcatttcgatgggggcgaaatgcaaaaacacccgtataccgtgcattgggtacacgttaaagaactccagatggtcaaaattaatccggagtcccccacgacggcgtgcctcgtaatcagaacgtgagtttgcacgtaaaaccccagaattaaaagACATAATTTTGGGTTTCCACATTGCGAGCAGCTTCACTGCACAGATCCACAGCGATACAAACGAACGCTTTTATACAGGCATTCGTGCTGGCAGACAATCTCACGGTCTCGAGGTGAAACAAAATCTTTGTGGCTCTTTCTTATACCAACAGATGCGCCCGTGAGTGGCCATCGTGTTCCCTGCCCCAGGAGCACCGATGTAAAAAGTTCGACACAAGCGCGACCGTTAAGACTAAATGAACGCCAATGGACGCCAATGTGAAAGGGAACACTGAATTTGCGTCCAGAGCCGGTAATTTTCTTTGGGGATTCTGGTGATGAGAAAAAATTGCATGAACGGGATTCTTTAACAGGTGAACACCGTAACAACTAGCAGTGAGTGAGGTTCTGACTATAGCACGGTTTCAAGCATCACTGTTTCAAGACGGATGAAGTGTTCCCTTTCAAGACTTACAATCTCGGGTTGCAGCTTTCGAATTTTTGTCATCTAACACAGGTACTTGTGACGCCGCTGTGGATTTTCAATCTAATGTGTCATTGTTCACTCAGAAAGTAATAGATTCTTTGATGGCAAAAGTTTCCGCTTTGGAAACAACTTCCTCGAGTAGTGAAGTCAAAGTGACTGCCTTGGTTACTAAGATGACTTCTCTTGAATCTTCTCAGTCTTCTAAACCCAGTGATGCCATTATTCCCCTTCTGAGTCGTCCAATGCATTGTTGTCCTTAAGTAATACGGTTAACGAACTTGTTGAGAAAATGATGATCTTGAAAACCGCTTGCGCAGAAATAATCTTACCTTATTCTTACTTCCTCTTCCTCGACAAACTAAATAAAGCAATAATTTATTGCTAAGCAGCATTGCTGCGTTTTTCGCAGAAAATCTACAGATCAGTTGCCCCAAGATTGAGAGATGCCACGGAATTGGAAGACTCCAGCAGGGTCATACACGTCCTATCATTGTTAAGTTGCTTGGCTTTCAcgataattatatatatatatatatatatatatatatatatatatatatatatatatatatatatatatatatatatatatatatgatattatggggttttacgtgccaaaaccactttctgattatgaggcacgccgtagaggagggctccggacatttcgaccacctggggttctttaacgtgctcctaaatctaagtacgcgggtgttttcgcattgcgcccccatcgagatgcgaccgccgtggccgggattcgatcccacggcctCATGCTCAGTagcccagcaccacagccactgagcaaccacggcgggtgttgacCAGAATGATGATCTTCAAAACTGCTTACGCAGAAATAATCTTGTCGTGTTCGGACTTCCTGAACATCCTGAATAAAAGAGTTGTTTACTGCTAAGCAGCCGTGCTGCGTTTTTCACAGAAAAGCTACAGATCAGTTGTCCCAAGATTGAAAGATGCCACGGAATCGGAAGATCCCAGCAGGGACATACACGTCCGATTATTCTTAAGTTGCTCGATTTTCGCGATAAAATTGAAGTATCAAGGAATGGTCACAAACGTAAGAACTCGGACATGCGCATTGGTGAAGATTTTTCCACTCGTGTACGATCCGTTCGCAGGAAACTGTGGGATGCCACTGCctctcacagaaaaaaaaggaacagttgTGCTGTGTGCACAAGGTTTGACTATGTGTTCATCTACAACATCCGCTATGACTGGGATCACAAAACTAGTGCCCTTATTAcggcctacccgccgtggttgcccagtggctatggtgttcggctgctcgagcacgaggtcgcgggatcgaatctcggccacggcggccgcatttcgatgggggcgaaatgcgaaaacacccgtgtgcctagatttaggcgcaggttaaagaaccccaggtggtcaaaattccgtGCCGTTTCATTCGCGTCTCGAATGGTGTCGAAAGCGGAGCGCAAGTACTCAGCATATAGGAGAAAAGGAGGCACTCGCATGCGTATGGGCGTGTGAAAACTGGCACGTTTTTCTTTGGGGAAGGAAGTTCGAGCTACGAACTGACCATCAGGCTCTGGTTACTCTCCTCTCATCCCGGGGCACAGGCCGCCGGTCTACCCAAATTGCTAGATAGTCGGCCCGTCTTCTGTACTACAATTTTGATGCACTACATGACCGTGGAAGTGATAACAATGTGGCGGATGCTCTATCACGATTGCCTCTGTCAAACGTacaagaagaagaggaagaaattgCGTCGCTTGTTTCCACCTGCATCACAAAGGCAGAACTTCAGGAAGCTGTTCAATCCGACTTGCTGCTACAGTAGGTGATGACTTACGTCACAACCAGGTGGCCGGCGAAATGCAGTCTTCAGCCTGAGTTGCGGCCCTTTTTCTACGTGCGGGATGATTTGGCAGTTATGGACAGCCTTCTGTTGCGGGATGAGCGCCTGGTCATACCAGTTGCATTGACATCAACGCTCGTGGAGTCGGCGCATGAAGGTGCCCAAGGAATTGTGCGCACAAAGCAGAGGATTCGCTTGAAAGATTTGCACGCAGTACTGGTGACCAGGACTCGACAAACAAGTAGAGCAGCCAATCTCGTCTTGCAGTGTCTGTCAAGCGGCAGATAAGTCAGCGAAGCCCTCAGTAGCACCACTGGAACCTATTCCGCTACCTGAGCGTGCTTGGCAGAAACTAGCGCTGGACATTGTCGGTCCTTTTACAAGCGCTAAGGAGAGCTGCAAGTTTGCAATAACGTTAATTGACCTTTATTCGAAGTGGCCCGAGGTATCCTTTGTTTCAACTGTGACATCTAATGCTGTAATCGGATTCTTGACAGCAGTGTTCAGTAGTTGAGGGATACCCAGATGAGACATTAACAGATCATGGACCGCAACTGAAGTCCACCCTGTTCGAGGATTTTCTCCGAAAGCGCGGAATTAAGCACTCCTGCTCATCGATTTATCATCCCCAATGCAACGGACAGGCGGAACGCTTCAACAGGGTCTTGAAAGACTACGTGCAGCTTGCAGTTTTGGAACGTCGACCTATTGAGACAGCAGAATTGGAGTACCTGGCTGTTTATCGCAGCACACTACATGCAACAACGGGTGTTTTACCAGCTGTGCTATTGCATGTACGTGCTCCACGCATCATGTTGGACATAGTGCGCTTATCTCCAAGcccaggtgtttttttttttttacaagccgACACCAGAAATTGCCCAGTTACTGAAGAGGGTGAGAGATAAACAAATTAGCAGCAAGGAGCATACAGATCGAAAGAGAGGGGCGAAAGTGCCAACGTTCCGTACGGGTGAGTTCGTGAGGGTGAAAGATCCTCATGTTTCCAGTAAAGGCGATTTGTCCTACAGCGAACCCCTGAAGATAGTGGGTAAAAACAGAAGTAGTGCTTTCACCCTGGAAGACAACAACACACGGAATGCCGAGAGGCTGTCTAAAGTGCCGTACACAGGTCATCAAGGAGGCTCACCGTTGACAACAACAGTTCCTGTGGCTGGTGACTGGCATGCTAGTATTCCTGTTGTTCCCGAGCCTCAAACTATACCAGCTCAGCACCCTGGCCTTCTCGACACCACAGAACGACTAGATCAAGCAGAGGGTGAGCAAAGGGGAGAGGAGCATCAAGTAGAACCCCCATCGACTTCCAGGAGTGCTACAGAACAGTCGGAGCGCAGAACTAGAATCCGCCGACCACCAGCATGGCTGAGTGACTTTGTGACCTCTTAGACTGTCTTTGTGAAGTGTtcaagcttttctttctttctttttaagggaAGGTGTATGTTGTGTTGTTGTGTGGTTGCTTTTGGTTTCTGGTTTTGGTTCCATTTGCCATCCAGTCTTACGTCATACATGACGTCATAGTTGCAATAAAAAGGCTGGTGCTGCCAAGGAGCGGGGAGATGTGATCGCGGACGATTGGAGTCGTGGTTGTTTTCTGGGACAGATGGCCCCCGAATGTGGCTAAGTGCGTGTGGCCACCTGACCTAGCTACCTTACGATACAACACGTCTCACATCAGCATGCCAGGGAATTCATTAGAACAGCACAGCTTCCATCTCACTGATGCAGAAGGAACTAAGTTTCCTATCGCACTGGCGCTATAGCTACTTGGCCTATGTCGCAGTCAGCGTGGCTTGGCTCTTATGCTGCGCATGCTTGCCTGGTTTTCCTTGGAGACTGGTCTTTTTCAATAAAGAAAATTCGTTTTTCCAGTCATTGTGTGTGCCACGTACGTCTCTGCCCTCTTCTTCGTCTATTAACTGAATTAAATTGCATGCACTGACCCAGATAGCAACTATCCTGCAATTATCTTCACCTGGAGAAGAGTGGGTCCGCAACAGGCATGTTTCACTAAACTCTCACTCTGTGCACGACAACGATCTCGTTTGCTGGCTCCTTTGTTTCGAACGCCTAGCCATGTTCAGATGTCCGCATTCACGCTAGAAATTTGTTGCTTGCCTTGAAACCTTATAGGATCGTACCCACTATGGGAAATTCGTCATGTTTACAATGGCGGAAGACAAAATTTACATCTTGCTTTGGAATTAATTAACTAATTcttgggttttgcgtgccaaaaccacgattataTTATgttgcacgccgtagtgggggactccagattaattttgacaagaAGGGGATCTTTACCGTGCCCCCAATGTatgggacacgggtgtttttgcatttcgaccccatcgaactgcggcatCTGGTcttccggctttttttttttcaccaattaCTAATAATCAACAACGACTTTCCGCTGTGACGTGGAATGTCCACAGTGTTTCTCTTCATCGCAAAAGTACGACCCTTGGTGGTTACCTTCCGACAGCTTGTCCTGTGCCTTAGTCTCCCGCTtaacttattctttttttctcccgaAGCATCTGCACAAGACATTAGCCGCATGAACTTTTCTAGTGACGTCTTCAGTTTACTCTTCGGGATAGGGGTGGATGCATGCCAAGCCTTCCTTATCTCCCTTTTAAAACTTGTGTATTGTTGTATCCCTCTTCCGGCCCTCTTCGCTGTAATGCTGCGTGTGTTCAGCGTTTCAGTTACTTATTTTGCTTTGTTATTGTTCGCTGTcctttcagaagaaaaaaaagtcctTTCTATTTTATGTTCCCCTCATGATCGCGCACTTATTCGCATTGTCTGTCGCACAGAATCACGTCATTTCGCTCGAGAAACAGCAATGGCCATGCACGCGACGAAGACGAAGCAGTCCGCGCTCCCATCACTCATGGCGGACGATTTCAATCACGACGTCAACCGCCGCCGAGCGCCTGAACCTAGCGCGACGTCGCCGCCGCCAGCGGGTGCCGGCGACTGCCCACCAATACCGGCCAGCCATGTTGCTATCGCACGTACGGGCCGCCTTCCTATGAGCGCACCCTCGGGGCGCAACGGCTGGCCCGAAAATCTCGTGACGCAGTACGGGCACGCAAAGGTCGGCTCGCCATCCACCCCACCGGAATACTACCTTCGGCGGGCGACGACGGGGCGGCCCCCTGCCAACGGAGTCGCGCGCGCCGCAGCGGCTGCCCTGGCATCAAACCAGGACCGGCAGCCGCTGCTCACGGCAGACATCTACACGGTGCCTCTTCACGACGGCACCGTGAGCCCCATGCATTACTGCATGACCGGCCTCGTGTTAGTCAGCCTCTGCGCCGCCGTGGCCCTGGTCGTCGTCGGTGTCCCCGGAATGCACGCGACCACGCACGACGTTCGGCCCGAAGCTGCGTACCGTGAAAGACGCCCGCGCCTGCCGAGCTACGATCCGGTCGGTCGCAACGCAGTGGTGGTCACCCCGCGCCCCGAGGAACAACGCTCCCCCGGTGTCCAAGGCTCGACCGTCTTCGGACCTCTTCAAAAACCAGGGAACTCGGCGGACACAACGGTTTCGGCCAAGGATGACGCCGCTCAAGACGCCGTCACAATCAGCTCATTGGGTGTCGAAGGGCACGTAAGTGTTCCTAGCGTAGGTGGAGGCCATTGCGGTTGCAAAGACCAAAATGTTTTAACACGGCCGACTAGAGCTGAACGGTTCTAGGGGAAGTGGAGGTGAAATTATGGCGACGAACCACGTTTCGCGAGAGCTGCGGCTACGACTCGTGTTAAGGTTAgagtgcacaaaaaaaagaaatatcccATCACTGTTTGGTGACGATTTTTGTTTTATCCAAGAGTCGATTTGCATTtatctggcgaaaaaaaaaaggttggccATCGGCGGAGCAAATGATAAGCACAGTTTCCGTTTTTCAATTTCGCGCCTATGTCGCAGCATTGTTACGTTGGTATTATGTGAGGAATTCCATTGTATATTCGCATGATTCGGCCCAATTTTGTTTCGGAAGGAAGGTTCCTAGAGCTCAATAGGTTCAGACTTTCATTGCACTAGAATAGAATCACGTCTTTGTCTATCGACAAACTATTATGTGATCCCGAAAAAAACATTGTAGAAATCTCGGAATGTTGCGAGCAGCCGGAGCAGAGACCTTAAGGCGGGTTTTCGTTATTGCGTCTTTTCTGGATAACGAAAAGGCTCTCCCGGTCAAAACGACATTTCGGATTTCCCAGATGTGTAATGTCCTCATTCAATTTACGTTAACATTGCTTTGCTAGCGTTCCTTTAACATTCAATACAATCTCGTTTCGCTTGTCTTTCTTTCACTTAAACGTTAATTAAGACAACGAAACGTATGACAATGCAATACATTTCCAAAAGGCTGTTCATCTTCTAACACTCATAGCACTTGAGAAAAGTTACTGAACCGCAAGAGCGCCTTCTAACATcgagagaaataaagaaataccTAGCGAATCAACGATTGCATATCCTCCACATATCGAAAGTACATG
It includes:
- the LOC135908448 gene encoding uncharacterized protein, translating into MAMHATKTKQSALPSLMADDFNHDVNRRRAPEPSATSPPPAGAGDCPPIPASHVAIARTGRLPMSAPSGRNGWPENLVTQYGHAKVGSPSTPPEYYLRRATTGRPPANGVARAAAAALASNQDRQPLLTADIYTVPLHDGTVSPMHYCMTGLVLVSLCAAVALVVVGVPGMHATTHDVRPEAAYRERRPRLPSYDPVGRNAVVVTPRPEEQRSPGVQGSTVFGPLQKPGNSADTTVSAKDDAAQDAVTISSLGVEGHARHGCNQYYYTYCTRPTANRFHYDPEQMACVPTTKPGAQLCNRGINRFSSWERCRDNCLQPGRVSDMCFESALFMPCSRQDFVDLLWYFNGTTCTKWTLPDDHYPSGQCGVFGTFDQCLRQCVVHNGTSNSSSAGCEVPPSGTCRLELLRYPFFADMQAKGSARCVNASGVTLLARRCLVGHNQFESLMACQKACMGKTMSFGTQLPPVQ